A single genomic interval of Devosia oryziradicis harbors:
- a CDS encoding ABC-F family ATP-binding cassette domain-containing protein, whose product MIRLESIGKQNGKQIVFIDASATLLKGEKVGLVGPNGAGKTTLFRMITGEEQPDEGQVSVDRGTSIGYFSQDVGEMSGRPVVAEVMDGAGPVSALIAEMRALEADMGDPDKAGQMDAIIERYGEVQHQFEELDGYSLDGRAREVLDGLGFSQAMMDGDVGALSGGWKMRVALARILLMRPDALLLDEPSNHLDLESLIWLEDFLQNYSGALFMTSHDREFMNRICTKIIEIDAGSLTTYSGNYEFYQAQRAIAEKNQQAQFERQQAMLAKELDFIARFKARASHAAQVQSRVKKLDKIDRVEPPKRRQTVEFEFRPAPRSGEDVALLKGVSKSYGDRTIYDGLDFHVRRRERWCIMGVNGAGKSTLLKLVTGTADPDTGTVTRGPSVKMAYFAQHAMDVLDGELTVFQQLESSFPQAGQAPLRALAGCFGFSGDEIDKKCRVLSGGEKARLVMAMMLFDPPNFLVLDEPTNHLDIATKEMLISALSQYEGTMLFVSHDRHFLAALSNRVLELTPEGVHVYGGGYTEYVQSTGHEAPGLRS is encoded by the coding sequence GCATCGGCGACCCTGCTCAAGGGCGAGAAGGTGGGCCTGGTCGGCCCCAATGGCGCCGGCAAGACCACTTTGTTCCGCATGATTACCGGCGAGGAACAGCCCGACGAGGGCCAGGTGTCGGTCGATCGCGGCACGAGCATCGGCTATTTCAGCCAGGATGTCGGCGAGATGAGCGGCCGTCCTGTCGTTGCCGAGGTGATGGACGGCGCCGGCCCGGTCAGCGCGCTCATCGCGGAGATGCGGGCGCTCGAAGCCGATATGGGCGACCCCGACAAGGCCGGCCAGATGGACGCCATCATCGAGCGCTACGGCGAAGTGCAGCACCAGTTCGAAGAACTCGACGGTTATTCGCTCGATGGTCGCGCCCGCGAAGTGCTCGATGGCCTGGGCTTCTCGCAGGCCATGATGGATGGCGATGTCGGCGCGCTCTCGGGCGGCTGGAAGATGCGCGTGGCGCTGGCCCGCATCCTGCTCATGCGCCCCGATGCCCTGCTGCTCGACGAACCGAGCAACCACCTCGACCTCGAGTCGCTGATCTGGCTGGAAGATTTCCTGCAGAACTATTCGGGCGCCCTGTTCATGACCTCGCATGACCGCGAATTCATGAACCGCATCTGCACAAAGATCATCGAGATCGATGCGGGGTCGCTGACCACCTATTCGGGCAACTATGAATTCTACCAGGCCCAGCGCGCCATTGCCGAGAAGAACCAGCAGGCGCAATTCGAGCGCCAGCAGGCCATGCTGGCCAAGGAGCTCGACTTCATCGCCCGCTTCAAGGCGCGCGCGAGCCATGCCGCGCAGGTGCAGAGCCGGGTCAAGAAGCTTGACAAGATCGACCGGGTCGAGCCGCCCAAGCGGCGCCAGACGGTCGAGTTCGAATTCCGCCCTGCCCCGCGCTCGGGCGAAGACGTGGCCCTGCTCAAGGGTGTTTCCAAGAGCTATGGCGACCGCACCATCTATGACGGGCTCGATTTCCATGTGCGCCGTCGCGAGCGCTGGTGCATCATGGGCGTGAACGGCGCCGGCAAGTCGACCTTGCTCAAGCTGGTCACCGGCACGGCCGACCCCGATACCGGCACGGTAACGCGTGGCCCCTCGGTCAAGATGGCCTATTTCGCCCAGCATGCCATGGATGTGCTCGACGGTGAGCTGACCGTGTTCCAGCAGCTCGAGAGCAGTTTCCCCCAGGCTGGCCAGGCGCCGCTGCGGGCACTGGCAGGGTGCTTCGGTTTTTCGGGCGACGAGATCGACAAGAAGTGCCGCGTGCTGTCGGGTGGCGAAAAAGCCCGGCTGGTGATGGCGATGATGCTGTTCGATCCGCCGAATTTCCTGGTGCTGGACGAACCGACCAACCACCTCGACATCGCCACTAAGGAAATGCTGATCAGCGCGCTCAGCCAGTATGAAGGCACCATGCTGTTCGTCAGCCACGACCGCCATTTCCTGGCGGCGCTCAGCAACCGCGTGCTGGAGCTGACGCCAGAGGGCGTGCATGTCTATGGCGGCGGCTACACCGAATATGTGCAATCGACCGGCCACGAGGCGCCTGGCCTGCGCAGCTAA
- a CDS encoding diguanylate cyclase — protein MTSSWQMLAGNLAVVALFVLAWAHARFWLRGVPGAVRAALFGLCMGMGAVSTMLMSAEVTPGRFLDLRLSLVAVSAFFGGPLAGLITLLMSLTYRAIMGGAGALPAMATMIVVAFMGLGFRFLVSGRTITVWHALGLGVATAMASTVSAVLQQTANPQNLVPLAVLNTIAIMLASVIFLHARRFAAEHDLLAAALAQSPDYNYIKDRNGRFAAVNERVARLHGFSDPGEMIGKSDFDITTPERAEALFAAEQSLIERREPQVEFEEALVDETGNERWFATAKVPLHSANGEMIGIAGVTRDITADRQLQQDLIDSRNTLSYALAEMSDGLAMFDRQGNIILCNEQYSASFPYTSHLRRAGANLRDVLQEVVKTGEQLNVPAGQERAWMDQILANLHRETEEEVNLFDGRWLQLRTRPTSEGKTLVVVTDVTRLKTTELALHSAADQLKHLVRTDGLTGLLNRRAFDEVMETEIARSARAALPMSLLLIDVDRFKAYNDEYGHPAGDEALKLVARHLRGALKRPADAAARYGGEEFAAILPDTDEDGAYLVAEAFRRSLAEAKLPHRGSERRFLTASVGVATYMQDNLHRSAAELIQTADEALYSAKAAGRDRVFGTRVAGNQRKYGTLSR, from the coding sequence TTGACGTCATCATGGCAGATGCTGGCTGGCAATCTTGCCGTCGTCGCTCTGTTTGTCCTTGCATGGGCCCATGCCCGTTTCTGGCTGCGGGGGGTGCCCGGCGCCGTCCGCGCCGCCCTGTTCGGCCTGTGCATGGGCATGGGCGCGGTCAGCACCATGCTGATGTCTGCCGAAGTTACTCCGGGCCGCTTCCTCGACCTGCGCCTGTCACTGGTGGCGGTTTCCGCGTTCTTCGGCGGACCACTGGCCGGTCTGATCACGCTTCTCATGTCATTGACCTATCGGGCGATCATGGGCGGGGCCGGCGCCCTGCCAGCCATGGCGACCATGATCGTGGTGGCATTTATGGGTTTGGGGTTCCGCTTCCTTGTCAGCGGGAGGACCATCACCGTCTGGCACGCCCTGGGCCTGGGTGTGGCGACCGCGATGGCTTCGACCGTGAGCGCCGTCCTCCAGCAAACCGCCAACCCGCAGAACCTGGTGCCGTTGGCAGTGCTCAATACCATTGCCATCATGCTGGCCAGCGTGATTTTCCTCCATGCCCGCCGGTTCGCAGCCGAGCATGACCTACTGGCAGCCGCCCTGGCCCAGTCGCCCGACTACAACTACATCAAGGATCGCAACGGTCGCTTCGCTGCGGTCAACGAGCGGGTGGCAAGGCTGCACGGATTTTCCGATCCGGGTGAGATGATCGGCAAATCCGATTTCGACATCACCACGCCTGAGCGAGCCGAGGCGCTGTTCGCAGCCGAGCAGAGCCTCATCGAGCGGCGAGAGCCGCAGGTCGAGTTCGAGGAGGCGCTGGTCGACGAGACCGGTAACGAGCGATGGTTTGCCACCGCCAAGGTGCCGCTGCATTCGGCCAATGGCGAAATGATCGGCATTGCCGGCGTCACCCGCGACATCACCGCGGACCGCCAGTTGCAGCAGGATCTGATCGACAGCCGCAATACGCTGTCCTACGCGCTGGCGGAAATGTCGGATGGCCTGGCCATGTTCGACCGCCAGGGCAATATCATCCTGTGCAACGAGCAGTATAGCGCCAGTTTTCCCTATACCAGCCACCTCCGCCGGGCCGGCGCCAACCTGCGTGACGTCCTGCAGGAGGTGGTCAAGACCGGCGAGCAACTCAATGTTCCCGCCGGCCAGGAGCGGGCCTGGATGGACCAGATCCTCGCCAACCTCCACCGCGAGACGGAAGAAGAGGTCAACCTGTTCGACGGACGATGGCTGCAGTTGCGCACCCGTCCGACCAGCGAAGGCAAGACCCTGGTCGTGGTAACAGATGTGACCCGGCTCAAGACCACCGAGCTCGCGCTGCATTCTGCCGCCGATCAGCTCAAGCACCTGGTCCGCACCGACGGCCTGACGGGCCTGCTCAACCGCCGCGCCTTCGACGAGGTGATGGAAACCGAGATTGCCCGCAGCGCGCGCGCCGCGCTGCCGATGAGCCTGCTGCTGATCGATGTCGACCGCTTCAAGGCCTATAACGACGAATACGGCCACCCGGCCGGCGACGAGGCGCTCAAGCTGGTGGCCAGGCACCTTCGCGGTGCGCTGAAGCGACCCGCCGACGCGGCGGCGCGATATGGTGGCGAGGAATTTGCCGCCATCCTGCCCGATACCGACGAAGACGGTGCCTACCTGGTTGCCGAGGCTTTCCGGCGGTCACTCGCCGAGGCCAAGTTGCCTCATCGCGGCAGCGAGCGGCGCTTCCTGACGGCAAGCGTTGGTGTCGCCACCTACATGCAGGACAATCTCCATCGCAGCGCGGCCGAACTCATCCAGACTGCCGATGAGGCGCTCTACAGCGCCAAGGCTGCCGGCCGCGACCGCGTGTTCGGCACGCGTGTCGCCGGCAACCAGCGCAAATACGGCACGCTCAGCCGGTAG
- a CDS encoding glycosyltransferase family 2 protein: MSDALDLTQAILGERDDARALRVLEAALEREVDVLRYCAATLGLGTDLVMERAASWAGYAFYERVPPGVMGDAQPTRLEALASIRMLRVQLFDREVAFTAPEFFEVIRLKHKRSVTPRLANLLFFVPEPALREYLAEAAGPALIDAARQELARRWPYASASLELTRLARTGFVSALALLSCMLLLAPFVAQLWLLPLAFVMLVLPAAIRLGAMFTPVKPPPAARRPPDEELPDYSVLIPLHNEAGMVPQLYAAMAALDYPAERLDIKFVVEARSVETIKAVRAGLADPRFSLVTVPDAMPRTKPKALDFALPLCRGEHVVVFDAEDVPDPDQLWKAALRFRDDDDLVCLQASLVIDNNRRNWLAALFAGEYAGLFLVLLPALARWRLPMPLGGTSNHFRLRALRELGGWDAYNVTEDADLGLRLARRKLRVDVLASATRETAPTQLGPWIGQRTRWMKGWMQTFIVHNRDPGRLIAEMGLPSFLVVEALLLGMILAPMLHCGFAIVLLIRGFAGLGWFDSDVWSAFYIAVLALGYGSALAMTVLGLLRLGRMALLPAQAGLPVYWLLMGYATLRAAIELLWRPFYWFKSPHRPIDRPRMHWRRQARWWGRRADQLD, encoded by the coding sequence ATGTCCGATGCGCTGGACCTAACCCAGGCCATTCTCGGCGAGCGTGACGATGCCCGCGCCCTGCGGGTGCTGGAGGCCGCGCTCGAACGCGAAGTGGACGTGCTGCGCTATTGCGCCGCCACGCTGGGTCTTGGCACCGACCTGGTCATGGAGCGGGCCGCCAGCTGGGCCGGCTACGCCTTTTATGAGCGAGTGCCACCTGGCGTCATGGGTGATGCGCAACCAACCCGGCTCGAGGCTCTCGCCAGCATTCGGATGCTTCGCGTGCAATTGTTCGACCGCGAGGTGGCCTTCACCGCGCCCGAATTCTTCGAGGTCATCCGCCTCAAGCACAAGCGCAGCGTCACGCCGCGGCTTGCCAACCTGTTGTTCTTCGTGCCCGAGCCGGCGCTGCGCGAGTATCTGGCCGAGGCGGCAGGCCCTGCGCTGATCGACGCGGCCCGCCAGGAACTGGCGCGGCGTTGGCCCTATGCCTCGGCCAGTCTGGAACTCACGCGGTTGGCGCGCACCGGCTTTGTGTCCGCGCTGGCGCTGCTGTCTTGCATGTTGCTGCTGGCGCCGTTCGTCGCGCAGCTTTGGTTGCTGCCGCTGGCTTTCGTCATGCTGGTCTTGCCCGCCGCCATCCGCCTTGGCGCGATGTTCACCCCGGTCAAGCCACCCCCGGCGGCCCGGCGCCCGCCCGACGAGGAATTGCCCGATTACTCGGTGCTGATCCCGCTGCACAACGAGGCCGGCATGGTCCCCCAGCTCTATGCCGCCATGGCCGCGCTGGACTATCCGGCCGAGCGTCTGGATATCAAATTCGTGGTGGAGGCGCGCTCGGTCGAAACCATAAAGGCGGTCCGCGCCGGTCTGGCCGATCCCCGCTTTTCGCTGGTGACGGTGCCCGACGCCATGCCCCGCACCAAGCCCAAGGCGCTCGACTTTGCCCTGCCGCTGTGCCGGGGTGAGCATGTCGTTGTCTTCGATGCCGAGGACGTGCCCGATCCCGATCAGCTATGGAAGGCCGCGCTGCGCTTTCGCGACGATGACGACCTGGTCTGCCTGCAGGCGAGCCTGGTGATCGACAATAATCGCCGCAACTGGCTGGCGGCCTTGTTTGCCGGTGAATATGCCGGCCTGTTCCTGGTGCTGCTGCCAGCGCTGGCCCGCTGGCGCCTGCCCATGCCGCTGGGCGGAACCTCCAACCATTTCCGGCTCAGGGCCCTGCGCGAGCTGGGTGGCTGGGACGCCTACAATGTCACCGAGGATGCCGATCTCGGCCTTCGCCTGGCGCGGCGGAAACTCCGGGTCGACGTGCTGGCCTCGGCGACGCGCGAGACGGCGCCGACCCAGCTCGGGCCGTGGATCGGTCAGCGTACCCGCTGGATGAAGGGCTGGATGCAGACCTTTATCGTGCACAATCGCGATCCTGGCCGGCTGATCGCCGAGATGGGCTTGCCATCTTTCCTGGTGGTCGAGGCCCTGCTGCTTGGCATGATCCTGGCGCCGATGCTGCATTGCGGCTTTGCCATTGTGCTGCTGATACGCGGCTTTGCCGGGCTGGGTTGGTTCGACAGCGACGTATGGAGCGCGTTTTATATAGCGGTGCTGGCGCTGGGCTATGGCAGCGCCCTGGCCATGACGGTGCTTGGCCTGCTCAGGCTTGGCAGGATGGCGCTGCTGCCCGCCCAGGCAGGCCTGCCGGTCTACTGGCTGTTGATGGGCTATGCGACCCTTCGCGCCGCCATCGAACTCCTCTGGCGCCCCTTTTACTGGTTCAAGTCGCCGCATCGGCCGATCGACCGGCCGCGAATGCATTGGAGGCGGCAAGCCCGCTGGTGGGGCAGGCGTGCCGATCAGCTCGACTAG